A window of Nocardioidaceae bacterium genomic DNA:
GGCGGCGCGTGGCGGGACGGCTGGGACTCCCTGCGGCTGTTCAGCCCTGCCGCGTTCTCCTCGCTCCCCGGGCACCGCATGCCATCCGGAGCGGGCGGTGCGGGCGGTGCGGACGGGGCGAACCCTCCCGCCTCGGCCGTCGTGGACTACCTCACCGACTACGAGCGTCGCTACGACCTGCCCGTGAGGCACGGCGTACGCGTCACCGCGGTGCACCGAGACAAGCGCGACGAGGGCGTGCTGCGCCTCGACCTCGACGACGGCAGCACCCTCGCCACGCGACATCTCGTCAACGCCACCGGCACCTGGGAGCAGCCGTTCGTGCCGGCCGTGCGCGGCGCCGGCTCCTTCGGCGGCCGGCAGCTGCACGTCGTGGACCACCGGCGCCCCTCCGCGTACGCCGGGGAGTCCGTGCTCGTCGTCGGCGGCGGCAACTCCGGGGCCCAGGTGACCGCCGACCTCCTGCAGGCGCAGGAGCGCGCACGCGAGCAGGGCGGCCCCGCGCCCGACGCCGTGCACTGGGTGACCACCCGGGCGCCGTGCTACCTCGCCGACGACGTCGACGGGCGGGTCCTCTTCGAGACGGCCACGCAGGCACTCGCGGACCGCGCCGCCGGACGCGAGGCCCGCGGTGTCGCCTCGCTGGGCGACATCGTGGCGACGCCCGCGGTGCGTCACGCCCGCGACGACCTCGGCATGACCGCCCGCGTCGGCCTGACGGCGTTGACCGCGCACGGCGCGCGGTTCGCCGACGGCGAGGAGGTGCGGCTCGACACCGTGGTGTGGGCGACCGGCTTCCGGCCCGCGCTGCGTCATCTGCGCCACCTCGACCTGGCCCACCGGGACGGCAGACCGGAGACGACCGGGGCCTCCGGCGCGTACCCGACCCGGTCGGCGTCGGACCCCGACGTCTGGTTCCTCGGGTACGGCGACTGGTGCGGTCCCGCCTCGGCGACCCTGATCGGCGTCGGACGTGCCGCACGCGACACCGCCGAAGGCCTCGTCGGTTCGCTGACCGAGGCCCCCAGCCCGTAGGCTGGTGCTCACGAGCCGGCCCCATCCGTTCTGCCTCGGGCCGGCGTGACTCGTCACGGACCGTGCGCCGCGAGCTCCGCTCGCGCCGGGCAGGACGACCCCTTCGACTCCTCAGGAGACGCGCGCCGCGACTCGCGGTGCCACCACCATGACTGCATCCCCCTCTTCCGCGACCCTTCCCACCTTCACCTCCCTCGGCGTCCCCGCCGCGCTGGCCGACGTGCTGGCCCGCGACGGCATCACCACCGCCTTCCCGATCCAGTCCGCCACGCTGCCCGACTCGCTCGCCGGTCGCGACGTGCTCGGCCGAGGGCGCACCGGCTCCGGCAAGACCGTCGCCTTCGCGCTCCCCGTGGTCGCACGGCTGAGCGCCTCGGGCGCCCGGCGTACGCCCACCCGGCCGCGCGCCCTCGTGCTCGCACCGACCCGCGAGCTCGCCACCCAGATCGATGCGACCGTGAAGCCGCTGGCCGAGGCCCTGGGGCTGCGTACGCTCACCATCTTCGGTGGCGTCGGCCAGAACCCGCAGGTCAAGGCGCTGCGCAACGGCGTCGACGTGCTCGTCGCCTGCCCCGGTCGCCTCGAGGACCTCATGGGCCAGGGCCACGTGAACCTGGACGCCGTCGAGGTCACCGTGCTCGACGAGGCCGACCACATGGCCGACCTCGGCTTCCTGCCCGGGGTCAAGCGCATCCTGGACAAGACGCCCTCGCGCGGTCAGCGCATGCTGTTCTCCGCCACGCTCGACAACGCGATCGACGTGCTGGTCAAGCGGTACCTCAAGGACCCGGTGACCCACTCGGTGGACCCGGGCACCTCGGCGGTGACCACGATGACGCACCACGTGCTGCACGTCGCGGACGCCGACCGCTTCGCCGTGGTCAAGGACCTCGCGGCCGCCCCCGGTCGCACCGTGGTCTTCACCCGCACCAAGCACGGCGCGAAGGCGCTGGCCCGCAAGCTGAACGCGGCCGGCGTCCCGGCCGTCGACCTGCACGGCAACCTCAGCCAGAACGCGAGGACGCGCAACCTCACCGCCTTCTCCGACGGCACCGCCGGCACGCTGGTCGCGACCGACATCGCCGCCCGCGGCATCCACGTCGACGACGTGGGCCTCGTCGTGCACGCCGACCCGCCGGTGGAGCACAAGGCGTACCTGCACCGTTCCGGTCGCACCGCCCGCGCGGGCTCGGAGGGCACCGTCGTCACGATCATGACCGACGCCCAGCGACGCGATGTGCGCGACCTGACGCGCAAGGCCGGCATCAAGCCGACCACGACGTCGGTCACCGTGACCCACCCGCTGCTGGCCGAGATCGCGCCCGGCGAGCGGGTCTACGGCGACCCGGTCGAGCCCGTGGCGCAGCCGCGGCCGCAGAAGCAGGGCAAGCCCGGCCAGGGACGGCGTCGGCGCTCGGGGTCGGGCTCGGGCGCCGGCTCGGCCGGTGGCGCGCAGGGCTCGCGTGGTCGCGGCGGCCAGGGCGGCAGCGCCGGCGGTCGGGGCAAGCAGGGCGGCCCGTCCGGCCAGCGCCGGCGCAGCACGAGCGGCTCCGGCGGCTCCCACAGCGCCTCGTCGTTCTCCTCGGGTCGCCGCTGAGCCGATGGGCACTGGGAGCACCCGGAGCACGGGTAGCGCGGGTAGCACGGGGCGGACACGGGTCTGCGCCGTCGCCGACGACGCGCTGGGCGACCACGACGCCACGGGGGTCGCCGCCGCGATCGCGGCCGGTGAGGTCTCCGCCCACGAGGTCGTCGACGCCGCCGTACGCCGCATCCGGTCGGTCGAGCCCGATCTCGGGGCGACGGTGCTCACGACGTACGCCGACGCGTACGCCCGGGCCGAGGAGATCGACCGCGCCACGACCGCGGGCCGGGACCGCGGGCACGGCCCGTTCGTGGGCGTCCCGACCGTGCTGAAGGACAACGTCGACCTGGCGGGCGTGCCCACCCAGCACGGATCGGCCGCGTTCACCGCCGCACCGGCCCGGGCGAGCGAGCCGGTCGTACGCCAGCTGCTCGAGACCGGGCTCGTGGTGCTCGCCAAGAGCACGCTGCCGGAGTACGGCTTCAACGCGAGCACCGAGTCAGCCCACGGCGCGACCCGCAACCCGTGGCAACTCGACCACACGCCGGGCGGGTCCTCGGGCGGGTCGGCCGCCCTGGTCGCCTCGGGTGCGCTGCCTCTGGCGCACGGCAACGACGGCGGCGGGTCGATCCGGATCCCCGCGGCGTGCTGCGGTCTCGTCGGCCTGAAGACCACCCGCGGCCGCGAGGCAGCAGGCCTCGCCGCGAAGGGCCTGCCGGTCGACATCGTCGGCAACGGCGTCCTCACCCGCACCGTGCGGGACACCGCCGCGTGGGTCGCCTGGTTGGACGGTCGACAGCGTGACGCGACCCTGCCCGACGTCGGCCTGGTCGAGGGACCGGGCCCCCGCCGCCGCATCGGGCTGGTGCTCGACGCCCCCGCCAGCGACCCCACCGAGGCGGAGACCAGGGCCACGGTCGAGCGGACCGCCGACCTGCTCGAGAGCCTGGGGCACGAGGTGGTCGAGGTCGACCCGCCCGTCGACGAGGACTTCCGGGAGCACTTCCTCACCTACTGGGCCATGCTGGCGTGGGGGGTGCAGCACGCCGGGCGGGTGGTGACCGGTCGTCGCTTCGACGCGCGGGCCACCGAGCAGCTGACGACGACGCTGGCAGCAGAGATGGGCCGCCGCTGGCGTTGCCTGCCCGGCACACTGCTCGCACTGCGGCGGTCGGCGGCGGTCTACGCCGAGGCCTTCGCCGGGGTCGACGCCATCCTGTCCCCCACGTTGGCGCACCCCGCCCCGCCGCTGGGCTTCCTCGGCCCCGACCAGCCGGCCGCGCAGCAGCTCGAGCGGCTCACGCAGTGGGCCACGTTCACCCCGGCCAACAACGCCTCCGGCGGACCCGGCATCTCGCTGCCGCTGGGCGCGACGACGACCGGCCTGCCCATCGGCGTACACCTCTCGGCCGCGCACGGCGACGAGCGCACCCTGCTGGAGCTGGCGTACGAGCTGGAGGCCGAACGACCCTTCCGGCGAATCCAGGACGCCTGAGCCCCGCCGCCCCGGACCCCCCTCCCTCTCGCCTCCGCCTCCCGGTTCGGCCCCCTGAACGCCCGCACATGCGGGCTTTCCAGTGCATCTGCGGGACTGCAGGCCCACAGGAGCACGGGTACGCGCGCAGGTGCGGGCGTTCAGGGGCCGCGTACGCGAGCCCGGGGGCCCGCAGGGGGGCGTTCGGCCCCGTCCCGTACGCGGGTAGGAGCGCGACCATGAACGGCACGAACGACACGGACCTGCAGCCCGGCACGACCCCGGGGCCCGTCCGCCTGATGGCCACCCCGACACCGCTGGAGGAGGCCCCCCGGCTGGCGGCCGCGCTCGGGCTCGCCCCCGACCAGCTGCTGCTGAAGCGCGACGACCTCGGCGGGGTGGGCGCGGGCGGCAACAAGCTGCGCAAGCTCGAGGTCCTCTGCGCCGAGGCCACCGCCGCGGGCGCCCGCACGCTGGTCACCACCGGTGCCGCGCAGTCGAACCACGCCCGGGCGACCGCCGCGGTCGGCGCGCGCCTCGGCTTCGACGTCGTGCTCGTGCTGGCGGGGCACCCCCCGCAGCACCCGGCCCGCGGCAACCTCCTCATCGACGAGCTCTGCGGCGCGACCGTGCTCTGGGCCGGCGAGCGGTCGCTCGCGGTCGCAGCCGACGAGGCGGTCGCGGCGCTGGCGGTCAAGGACGCGCGGCCGTTCCTGGTCCCGTACGGCGGCTCGAGCGCCACCTCGATCGCGGGCTACGCCATCTGCGCCCACGAGCTGCTGGCCACCCGCCGCGACCTCGCCGAGGTCTGGTGCGCCGTCGGCTCCGGCGGCACGATGGCCGGGCTCGTGTCCGTGCTCGGCCCCGCGC
This region includes:
- a CDS encoding DEAD/DEAH box helicase, which encodes MTASPSSATLPTFTSLGVPAALADVLARDGITTAFPIQSATLPDSLAGRDVLGRGRTGSGKTVAFALPVVARLSASGARRTPTRPRALVLAPTRELATQIDATVKPLAEALGLRTLTIFGGVGQNPQVKALRNGVDVLVACPGRLEDLMGQGHVNLDAVEVTVLDEADHMADLGFLPGVKRILDKTPSRGQRMLFSATLDNAIDVLVKRYLKDPVTHSVDPGTSAVTTMTHHVLHVADADRFAVVKDLAAAPGRTVVFTRTKHGAKALARKLNAAGVPAVDLHGNLSQNARTRNLTAFSDGTAGTLVATDIAARGIHVDDVGLVVHADPPVEHKAYLHRSGRTARAGSEGTVVTIMTDAQRRDVRDLTRKAGIKPTTTSVTVTHPLLAEIAPGERVYGDPVEPVAQPRPQKQGKPGQGRRRRSGSGSGAGSAGGAQGSRGRGGQGGSAGGRGKQGGPSGQRRRSTSGSGGSHSASSFSSGRR
- a CDS encoding NAD(P)/FAD-dependent oxidoreductase, whose protein sequence is MVVGAGQSGLALGYHLWRHNRDVSRHGRRPLDLVLLDARDHPGGAWRDGWDSLRLFSPAAFSSLPGHRMPSGAGGAGGADGANPPASAVVDYLTDYERRYDLPVRHGVRVTAVHRDKRDEGVLRLDLDDGSTLATRHLVNATGTWEQPFVPAVRGAGSFGGRQLHVVDHRRPSAYAGESVLVVGGGNSGAQVTADLLQAQERAREQGGPAPDAVHWVTTRAPCYLADDVDGRVLFETATQALADRAAGREARGVASLGDIVATPAVRHARDDLGMTARVGLTALTAHGARFADGEEVRLDTVVWATGFRPALRHLRHLDLAHRDGRPETTGASGAYPTRSASDPDVWFLGYGDWCGPASATLIGVGRAARDTAEGLVGSLTEAPSP
- a CDS encoding amidase, with product MGTGSTRSTGSAGSTGRTRVCAVADDALGDHDATGVAAAIAAGEVSAHEVVDAAVRRIRSVEPDLGATVLTTYADAYARAEEIDRATTAGRDRGHGPFVGVPTVLKDNVDLAGVPTQHGSAAFTAAPARASEPVVRQLLETGLVVLAKSTLPEYGFNASTESAHGATRNPWQLDHTPGGSSGGSAALVASGALPLAHGNDGGGSIRIPAACCGLVGLKTTRGREAAGLAAKGLPVDIVGNGVLTRTVRDTAAWVAWLDGRQRDATLPDVGLVEGPGPRRRIGLVLDAPASDPTEAETRATVERTADLLESLGHEVVEVDPPVDEDFREHFLTYWAMLAWGVQHAGRVVTGRRFDARATEQLTTTLAAEMGRRWRCLPGTLLALRRSAAVYAEAFAGVDAILSPTLAHPAPPLGFLGPDQPAAQQLERLTQWATFTPANNASGGPGISLPLGATTTGLPIGVHLSAAHGDERTLLELAYELEAERPFRRIQDA
- a CDS encoding pyridoxal-phosphate dependent enzyme; protein product: MNGTNDTDLQPGTTPGPVRLMATPTPLEEAPRLAAALGLAPDQLLLKRDDLGGVGAGGNKLRKLEVLCAEATAAGARTLVTTGAAQSNHARATAAVGARLGFDVVLVLAGHPPQHPARGNLLIDELCGATVLWAGERSLAVAADEAVAALAVKDARPFLVPYGGSSATSIAGYAICAHELLATRRDLAEVWCAVGSGGTMAGLVSVLGPARVVGVDTGATSDGRAAVHRLLDAAGHHVDADDLRLVEDQVGEGYGRLSDGVHDAVRLLARTEGVIVDGTYVGRAAAGLAAAARAGTLPDGPVVLLHSGGLPGLLGHPDLLDEIPEAARPHPAG